The following proteins are encoded in a genomic region of Gossypium hirsutum isolate 1008001.06 chromosome D05, Gossypium_hirsutum_v2.1, whole genome shotgun sequence:
- the LOC107941877 gene encoding receptor-like protein 9DC3 isoform X3 has translation MQEVGNGSLTYLNVSHNSLTEVEHFPWKNIEVLDLSSNFISGNLPIPASTINVFLISNNSFNGEVSSLICNATYLQILDLSHNYLSGTIPQCFGNLSYSLEFLNLKKNKFYGTIPPTFAEGCQLSNLNLNGNLLEGPLTPSILNCRGLEVLDLGNNKINDTFPHWLGSLPYLQVLVLKSNHMHGSLRVNSSKSSPFFSKIQIFDLSSNYFSGPLPVRYINSFNAIINLKKQDSARPYMGVQDFTSAFYAYSIGIVMKGRDRELVKIFTMWMIIDLSNNQFEGGIPNVIGKLNLLKGFNLSHNNLNGDIPTSIGNLTSLEWLDLSSNRLSGTIPNRLADLPFLSSLNVSENQLHGQIPQGKQFNTFGNDSYEGNKGLCGFPVSKGCNIIEPAPPNVLEKDGSKPNIAFGWKVVLIGYGCGVVFGMFVGYVVFQTGKPKWLVNLVENQHEKRQRRKSKKGNRSSRRRRI, from the exons ATGCAAGAG GTGGGGAATGGCTCTTTGACTTACTTAAATGTATCTCACAACTCCTTGACAGAAGTTGAGCACTTTCCATGGAAGAATATTGAAGTTCTTGACTTAAGCTCCAATTTCATCAGTGGAAATCTTCCAATTCCAGCTTCGACCATCAATGTCTTTTTGATCTCAAATAATAGTTTCAATGGAGAGGTCTCTTCTTTAATAtgcaatgccacttatcttcaaaTTCTTGATTTGTCCCACAATTACTTGAGTGGAACAATTCCGCAATGTTTTGGAAATTTGAGCTACAGCCTTGAATTCTTGAATTTGAAGAAGAACAAGTTTTATGGGACGATTCCTCCAACATTTGCAGAGGGATGCCAATTGAGTAATTTAAACTTAAATGGAAATTTGTTAGAAGGGCCTTTGACACCATCCATCCTTAATTGTAGAGGTCTGGAAGTGCTAGATCTTGGTAACAACAAGATCAATGATACATTTCCTCATTGGTTGGGAAGTCTTCCATATTTGCAAGTTCTTGTATTGAAGTCAAATCATATGCATGGTTCCTTGCGTGTCAATAGCTCCAAGTCTAGCCCTTTTTTctctaaaatccaaatttttgaCCTCTCAAGTAACTATTTTTCTGGACCCCTACCAGTGAGATACATCAACAGCTTCAATGCTATCATAAATCTCAAGAAACAAGATAGTGCAAGGCCATACATGGGTGTGCAAGATTTTACTAGTGCCTTCTATGCCTATTCCATTGGAATTGTTATGAAAGGACGAGATAGGGAATTGGTGAAAATTTTCACCATGTGGATGATCATTGATCTATCAAACAATCAGTTTGAAGGGGGTATTCCAAATGTTATTGGGAAGCTTAACTTACTGAAAGGGTTCAACCTTTCTCATAATAACCTTAATGGTGATATCCCCACCTCAATAGGGAATTTGACAAGTCTTGAATGGTTGGACCTATCTTCAAACAGGTTGTCTGGGACGATTCCAAATAGATTGGCAGATCTGCCATTTCTTTCGTCCTTAAATGTTTCTGAAAATCAACTCCATGGTCAGATTCCTCAAGGCAAACAATTCAACACATTTGGAAATGATTCATATGAAggaaataagggactatgtggaTTTCCGGTCTCGAAAGGTTGCAACATCATTGAGCCAGCACCTCCAAATGTGCTTGAAAAAGATGGCTCAAAACCAAACATTGCTTTTGGTTGGAAAGTGGTGTTGATAGGTTATGGATGCGGAGTAGTGTTCGGAATGTTCGTGGGATATGTTGTTTTCCAAACTGGAAAACCAAAATGGTTAGTGAATTTGGTTGAAAACCAACATGAGAAGAGGCAAAGAAGAAAGTCAAAGAAAGGCAATCGCAGCAGTAGACGAAGAAGGATCTAA
- the LOC107941877 gene encoding receptor like protein 22 isoform X2, with protein sequence MSEFPQFLKGLKSLERLDLSCNKIEGKIPQWMQEVGNGSLTYLNVSHNSLTEVEHFPWKNIEVLDLSSNFISGNLPIPASTINVFLISNNSFNGEVSSLICNATYLQILDLSHNYLSGTIPQCFGNLSYSLEFLNLKKNKFYGTIPPTFAEGCQLSNLNLNGNLLEGPLTPSILNCRGLEVLDLGNNKINDTFPHWLGSLPYLQVLVLKSNHMHGSLRVNSSKSSPFFSKIQIFDLSSNYFSGPLPVRYINSFNAIINLKKQDSARPYMGVQDFTSAFYAYSIGIVMKGRDRELVKIFTMWMIIDLSNNQFEGGIPNVIGKLNLLKGFNLSHNNLNGDIPTSIGNLTSLEWLDLSSNRLSGTIPNRLADLPFLSSLNVSENQLHGQIPQGKQFNTFGNDSYEGNKGLCGFPVSKGCNIIEPAPPNVLEKDGSKPNIAFGWKVVLIGYGCGVVFGMFVGYVVFQTGKPKWLVNLVENQHEKRQRRKSKKGNRSSRRRRI encoded by the exons ATGAG TGAATTCCCCCAATTTTTAAAAGGGCTTAAAAGTTTGGAAAGGTTAGACCTCTCTTGCAACAAAATTGAAGGCAAGATTCCACAGTGGATGCAAGAG GTGGGGAATGGCTCTTTGACTTACTTAAATGTATCTCACAACTCCTTGACAGAAGTTGAGCACTTTCCATGGAAGAATATTGAAGTTCTTGACTTAAGCTCCAATTTCATCAGTGGAAATCTTCCAATTCCAGCTTCGACCATCAATGTCTTTTTGATCTCAAATAATAGTTTCAATGGAGAGGTCTCTTCTTTAATAtgcaatgccacttatcttcaaaTTCTTGATTTGTCCCACAATTACTTGAGTGGAACAATTCCGCAATGTTTTGGAAATTTGAGCTACAGCCTTGAATTCTTGAATTTGAAGAAGAACAAGTTTTATGGGACGATTCCTCCAACATTTGCAGAGGGATGCCAATTGAGTAATTTAAACTTAAATGGAAATTTGTTAGAAGGGCCTTTGACACCATCCATCCTTAATTGTAGAGGTCTGGAAGTGCTAGATCTTGGTAACAACAAGATCAATGATACATTTCCTCATTGGTTGGGAAGTCTTCCATATTTGCAAGTTCTTGTATTGAAGTCAAATCATATGCATGGTTCCTTGCGTGTCAATAGCTCCAAGTCTAGCCCTTTTTTctctaaaatccaaatttttgaCCTCTCAAGTAACTATTTTTCTGGACCCCTACCAGTGAGATACATCAACAGCTTCAATGCTATCATAAATCTCAAGAAACAAGATAGTGCAAGGCCATACATGGGTGTGCAAGATTTTACTAGTGCCTTCTATGCCTATTCCATTGGAATTGTTATGAAAGGACGAGATAGGGAATTGGTGAAAATTTTCACCATGTGGATGATCATTGATCTATCAAACAATCAGTTTGAAGGGGGTATTCCAAATGTTATTGGGAAGCTTAACTTACTGAAAGGGTTCAACCTTTCTCATAATAACCTTAATGGTGATATCCCCACCTCAATAGGGAATTTGACAAGTCTTGAATGGTTGGACCTATCTTCAAACAGGTTGTCTGGGACGATTCCAAATAGATTGGCAGATCTGCCATTTCTTTCGTCCTTAAATGTTTCTGAAAATCAACTCCATGGTCAGATTCCTCAAGGCAAACAATTCAACACATTTGGAAATGATTCATATGAAggaaataagggactatgtggaTTTCCGGTCTCGAAAGGTTGCAACATCATTGAGCCAGCACCTCCAAATGTGCTTGAAAAAGATGGCTCAAAACCAAACATTGCTTTTGGTTGGAAAGTGGTGTTGATAGGTTATGGATGCGGAGTAGTGTTCGGAATGTTCGTGGGATATGTTGTTTTCCAAACTGGAAAACCAAAATGGTTAGTGAATTTGGTTGAAAACCAACATGAGAAGAGGCAAAGAAGAAAGTCAAAGAAAGGCAATCGCAGCAGTAGACGAAGAAGGATCTAA
- the LOC107941877 gene encoding receptor like protein 22 isoform X1, with the protein MFTDLPNLELLDLSYNSLSLTSNTTSTVNHRLPNLTDLLLSSCNLSEFPQFLKGLKSLERLDLSCNKIEGKIPQWMQEVGNGSLTYLNVSHNSLTEVEHFPWKNIEVLDLSSNFISGNLPIPASTINVFLISNNSFNGEVSSLICNATYLQILDLSHNYLSGTIPQCFGNLSYSLEFLNLKKNKFYGTIPPTFAEGCQLSNLNLNGNLLEGPLTPSILNCRGLEVLDLGNNKINDTFPHWLGSLPYLQVLVLKSNHMHGSLRVNSSKSSPFFSKIQIFDLSSNYFSGPLPVRYINSFNAIINLKKQDSARPYMGVQDFTSAFYAYSIGIVMKGRDRELVKIFTMWMIIDLSNNQFEGGIPNVIGKLNLLKGFNLSHNNLNGDIPTSIGNLTSLEWLDLSSNRLSGTIPNRLADLPFLSSLNVSENQLHGQIPQGKQFNTFGNDSYEGNKGLCGFPVSKGCNIIEPAPPNVLEKDGSKPNIAFGWKVVLIGYGCGVVFGMFVGYVVFQTGKPKWLVNLVENQHEKRQRRKSKKGNRSSRRRRI; encoded by the exons ATGTTCACAGACCTTCCAAATCTCGAACTTCTTGACCTTTCATATAACAGCCTATCCTTAACATCTAATACTACTTCTACTGTTAATCATAGATTGCCTAATCTTACAGACTTACTTTTGTCTTCTTGCAATCTTAGTGAATTCCCCCAATTTTTAAAAGGGCTTAAAAGTTTGGAAAGGTTAGACCTCTCTTGCAACAAAATTGAAGGCAAGATTCCACAGTGGATGCAAGAG GTGGGGAATGGCTCTTTGACTTACTTAAATGTATCTCACAACTCCTTGACAGAAGTTGAGCACTTTCCATGGAAGAATATTGAAGTTCTTGACTTAAGCTCCAATTTCATCAGTGGAAATCTTCCAATTCCAGCTTCGACCATCAATGTCTTTTTGATCTCAAATAATAGTTTCAATGGAGAGGTCTCTTCTTTAATAtgcaatgccacttatcttcaaaTTCTTGATTTGTCCCACAATTACTTGAGTGGAACAATTCCGCAATGTTTTGGAAATTTGAGCTACAGCCTTGAATTCTTGAATTTGAAGAAGAACAAGTTTTATGGGACGATTCCTCCAACATTTGCAGAGGGATGCCAATTGAGTAATTTAAACTTAAATGGAAATTTGTTAGAAGGGCCTTTGACACCATCCATCCTTAATTGTAGAGGTCTGGAAGTGCTAGATCTTGGTAACAACAAGATCAATGATACATTTCCTCATTGGTTGGGAAGTCTTCCATATTTGCAAGTTCTTGTATTGAAGTCAAATCATATGCATGGTTCCTTGCGTGTCAATAGCTCCAAGTCTAGCCCTTTTTTctctaaaatccaaatttttgaCCTCTCAAGTAACTATTTTTCTGGACCCCTACCAGTGAGATACATCAACAGCTTCAATGCTATCATAAATCTCAAGAAACAAGATAGTGCAAGGCCATACATGGGTGTGCAAGATTTTACTAGTGCCTTCTATGCCTATTCCATTGGAATTGTTATGAAAGGACGAGATAGGGAATTGGTGAAAATTTTCACCATGTGGATGATCATTGATCTATCAAACAATCAGTTTGAAGGGGGTATTCCAAATGTTATTGGGAAGCTTAACTTACTGAAAGGGTTCAACCTTTCTCATAATAACCTTAATGGTGATATCCCCACCTCAATAGGGAATTTGACAAGTCTTGAATGGTTGGACCTATCTTCAAACAGGTTGTCTGGGACGATTCCAAATAGATTGGCAGATCTGCCATTTCTTTCGTCCTTAAATGTTTCTGAAAATCAACTCCATGGTCAGATTCCTCAAGGCAAACAATTCAACACATTTGGAAATGATTCATATGAAggaaataagggactatgtggaTTTCCGGTCTCGAAAGGTTGCAACATCATTGAGCCAGCACCTCCAAATGTGCTTGAAAAAGATGGCTCAAAACCAAACATTGCTTTTGGTTGGAAAGTGGTGTTGATAGGTTATGGATGCGGAGTAGTGTTCGGAATGTTCGTGGGATATGTTGTTTTCCAAACTGGAAAACCAAAATGGTTAGTGAATTTGGTTGAAAACCAACATGAGAAGAGGCAAAGAAGAAAGTCAAAGAAAGGCAATCGCAGCAGTAGACGAAGAAGGATCTAA
- the LOC107941872 gene encoding uncharacterized protein — MSGNGHCFEWQEEFISQECGNCVVQYFLKDSTSESVCAVIGSQRSVRQMFYVVAEEFVRVYAAENSNHAGFKWRSRREVVDWLTSMIYDRVTETWHAASFAFPDCAMIEISSLKAQALDNMGYLLRNLTEQSSDIL, encoded by the exons ATGTCTGGAAATGGTCATTGTTTCGAGTGGCAGGAGGAGTTTATTTCACAGGAGTGTGGTAATTGTGTGGTTCAATATTTCTTGAAGGATTCCACCAGTGAATCTGTCTGTGCAGTTATCGGTTCTCAAAGGAGTGTTAGGCAGATGTTTTATGTTGTTGCTGAGGAGTTTGTGAGGGTATATGCGGCTGAGAATTCAAATCATGCTGGTTTCAAATGGAGGTCGAGGAGAGAGGTTGTAGATTGGCTTACATCCATGATCTA TGACAGAGTCACTGAAACATGGCATGCTGCTAGCTTTGCGTTTCCTGATTGTGCAATGATCGAGATTAGTTCTCTGAAAGCCCAAGCACTGGATAATATG GGCTATCTTTTGAGGAACTTGACTGAACAAAGTTCAGATATTCTGTGA